From Streptomyces sp. NBC_01460, a single genomic window includes:
- a CDS encoding DUF6286 domain-containing protein — protein MSEPQEPDNRTQRLPTVEAAPSGGVLAMDQSASGSSYEPAAVPAKPGGRAGRFRSGRRIPAALVALVVLGGAGLLLYDIAAVRAGHPAMRWRRSVADDLASRHLDDVWVLAGSALAAALGLWLLLLALTPGLRALLPMNRRHAGVRAGLDRTAAALVLRDRAVEVAGVQSVRVKMSRRRATVRAVSHFRELDDVRADLDTVLGTAVGELDLAKPPGLSVHVRRPAKKG, from the coding sequence ATGAGCGAGCCCCAGGAGCCGGACAACCGCACGCAGCGGCTGCCCACGGTCGAGGCGGCGCCTTCCGGCGGCGTGCTCGCGATGGACCAGTCCGCTTCGGGCTCGTCCTACGAACCCGCGGCCGTGCCGGCGAAGCCCGGCGGCAGGGCCGGCCGGTTCCGGTCCGGGCGCAGGATCCCCGCGGCACTCGTCGCCCTCGTCGTCCTCGGCGGCGCGGGACTCCTGCTCTACGACATCGCGGCGGTACGGGCCGGACACCCCGCCATGCGGTGGCGGCGTTCCGTCGCCGACGACCTGGCGAGCCGTCACCTCGACGACGTATGGGTCCTGGCGGGATCGGCCCTGGCGGCCGCGCTCGGCCTCTGGCTGCTCCTGCTGGCCCTGACCCCCGGACTGCGTGCCCTGCTCCCCATGAACCGCCGGCACGCCGGTGTGCGGGCCGGGCTCGACCGGACCGCCGCCGCCCTCGTCCTGCGTGACCGGGCCGTGGAGGTGGCCGGCGTGCAGTCCGTCCGGGTGAAGATGAGCCGCCGCAGGGCGACCGTGCGCGCCGTCTCGCACTTCCGTGAACTCGACGACGTCAGGGCCGACCTGGACACCGTCCTGGGAACCGCCGTCGGCGAGCTGGACCTGGCGAAGCCGCCCGGCCTCTCCGTGCACGTACGCCGGCCCGCGAAGAAGGGGTGA
- the amaP gene encoding alkaline shock response membrane anchor protein AmaP, with protein sequence MIKTVNRVLLGLAGLVLVVVGGAVLATGLGLSVPSWWPWDGTDDVLFSKADRTRWRDEGWWWPTVIAVLAVLVVLALWWLLAQLRRGRLAEVLVDSGDGEGALLRGRALEGVLGGEAGALDGVSEAKVALTGRRTAPKAGVRLLMEPHASPGLVLRGVSEGALTHARTSAGLDELPAEVRLKAVKHRAERVN encoded by the coding sequence GTGATCAAGACCGTCAACCGGGTCCTGCTCGGCCTGGCAGGGCTGGTCCTCGTCGTCGTGGGCGGCGCCGTCCTCGCCACGGGGCTCGGCCTGTCCGTGCCCTCCTGGTGGCCCTGGGACGGCACGGACGACGTGCTGTTCAGCAAGGCCGACCGGACCCGCTGGCGGGACGAGGGCTGGTGGTGGCCCACCGTCATCGCGGTCCTCGCCGTCCTCGTGGTCCTCGCGCTGTGGTGGCTCCTGGCCCAGCTGCGCCGGGGGCGCCTCGCCGAGGTGCTGGTCGACAGCGGCGACGGCGAGGGCGCGCTGCTGCGCGGCAGGGCTCTGGAGGGTGTGCTCGGCGGCGAGGCGGGAGCCCTGGACGGGGTCTCCGAGGCGAAGGTGGCGCTGACCGGCCGCCGCACCGCCCCGAAGGCCGGGGTCCGGCTGCTGATGGAGCCGCACGCGTCCCCGGGCCTGGTGCTGCGCGGCGTGTCCGAAGGGGCGCTGACCCACGCGCGGACCTCGGCCGGACTGGACGAGCTGCCCGCCGAGGTCCGTCTGAAGGCGGTCAAGCACCGCGCGGAGCGGGTGAACTGA